The following are from one region of the Actinoplanes sp. L3-i22 genome:
- a CDS encoding dihydrofolate reductase family protein: protein MGDVIVTQFSTLDGVVSDPDGRGGTGYGGWAFRYGSGPVADDKFRLGDRMDRGVQLYGRRTWEAFAALWPGRDGAFAKRMNDVPKHVATRTGIDPQRWQHSRAIGGDAVAWVEKTRESTDIVVIGSLSLIRQLAAADLVDEYRLVTFPLVTGEGDRLFSTPGSFEITMVEQVGPTVLTQLRRVRD, encoded by the coding sequence ATGGGCGACGTCATCGTCACTCAGTTTTCCACGCTCGACGGCGTGGTCTCCGACCCGGACGGGCGCGGCGGCACCGGATACGGCGGCTGGGCGTTCCGCTACGGGTCCGGGCCGGTCGCCGACGACAAGTTCCGGCTCGGCGACCGGATGGACCGGGGCGTCCAGCTGTACGGCCGGCGCACCTGGGAGGCGTTCGCCGCCCTGTGGCCGGGGCGCGACGGTGCTTTCGCCAAGCGGATGAACGACGTACCGAAGCATGTCGCGACCCGGACCGGCATCGACCCGCAGCGGTGGCAGCACTCCCGGGCGATCGGCGGCGACGCCGTCGCCTGGGTCGAGAAGACCCGGGAGAGCACCGACATCGTGGTGATCGGCAGCCTCAGCCTGATCCGGCAGCTCGCCGCGGCCGATCTGGTCGACGAGTACCGCCTGGTCACGTTCCCGCTGGTGACGGGCGAGGGCGACCGGCTGTTCAGCACGCCGGGAAGCTTCGAGATCACCATGGTCGAGCAGGTCGGCCCGACGGTCCTGACCCAGCTCCGGCGGGTCCGCGACTGA
- a CDS encoding RNA polymerase subunit sigma-70: MFEEFRGDLLAHCYRMLGSFQEAEDLVQETMLRAFTAADRYDPARASVRTWLHRIATNACLTALDGRARRPLPSGLGPAGDDPYAPLTPSREIRWLQPFPDARLGDPADAVLQRAGLRLALVAALQLLPARPRAILVLREVLQMSAAETAQILDCSVAAVNSGLQRARTALRAASPSPDALREPADPAGQAVVARYAAAFEAADVPALTRLLAEDVVLEMPPVNLWLAGRDHYRTFIERVFAMRGPGWRLVPIAANGSPALAAYTPAGAPHSIQLFTVTGGLIRSSVSFVDPALFALFEL, encoded by the coding sequence ATGTTCGAAGAATTCCGCGGCGATCTGCTCGCGCACTGCTACCGGATGCTCGGCTCGTTCCAGGAGGCCGAGGACCTGGTGCAGGAGACGATGCTGCGCGCCTTCACGGCCGCCGATCGGTACGACCCGGCCCGTGCCTCGGTGCGCACCTGGCTGCACCGGATCGCGACCAACGCCTGCCTGACCGCGCTGGACGGCCGGGCCCGCCGCCCGCTGCCGAGCGGTCTCGGCCCGGCCGGCGACGACCCGTACGCGCCGCTGACGCCGAGTCGTGAGATCCGGTGGCTGCAGCCGTTCCCGGACGCCCGGCTCGGCGACCCGGCGGACGCCGTCCTGCAACGGGCCGGGCTGCGGCTCGCGCTGGTCGCGGCGCTGCAGCTGCTGCCGGCCCGGCCGCGGGCGATCCTGGTGCTGCGCGAGGTGCTGCAGATGTCGGCCGCCGAGACGGCGCAGATCCTGGACTGCAGCGTCGCCGCGGTGAACAGCGGCCTGCAGCGGGCCCGGACCGCGCTGCGCGCCGCGTCCCCGTCCCCGGACGCGCTGCGCGAGCCCGCCGACCCGGCCGGGCAGGCGGTGGTCGCGCGGTACGCGGCCGCGTTCGAGGCCGCCGACGTGCCGGCCCTGACCCGGTTGCTGGCCGAGGACGTGGTCCTGGAGATGCCGCCGGTGAACCTCTGGCTCGCCGGCCGCGATCACTATCGGACCTTCATCGAGCGGGTCTTCGCGATGCGCGGCCCGGGCTGGCGCCTGGTCCCGATCGCCGCCAACGGCAGCCCGGCCCTGGCCGCCTACACCCCGGCCGGCGCCCCGCACTCGATCCAGCTCTTCACCGTCACCGGCGGCCTGATCCGGTCCTCGGTGTCCTTCGTCGACCCGGCCCTGTTCGCGCTGTTCGAGCTATGA